The following proteins come from a genomic window of Iamia sp. SCSIO 61187:
- a CDS encoding SDR family oxidoreductase, with translation MGTLDGKVALVAGATRGAGRGIAVELGAAGAHVFVTGRTTRSHRSEYDRDETIEETAELVEAAGGRATAVQVDHLETDQVADLVARIDRDAGRLDVLVNDIWGGENLVDWDTPVWEHDLAKGLRLLRLAVDTHLVTSHHALPLLIRRPGGLVVEMTDGTTEYNAATYRLSAFYDLAKWSVIRLAWAQGHELAPHGATAVALTPGWMRSEMMLEHYGVTEDTWHEVMDRPHVEPHPDPRHFGISETTRFVGRAVAALAADPDRARWNQASLSSGQLAQEYGFTDLDGSRPDAWRYLVEVQDKGLTPNPEAYR, from the coding sequence ATGGGCACGTTGGACGGGAAGGTCGCGCTGGTCGCCGGGGCCACGCGCGGAGCCGGACGGGGCATCGCCGTCGAGCTGGGGGCGGCCGGCGCCCACGTCTTCGTCACCGGTCGCACCACCCGGTCCCACCGATCCGAGTACGACCGGGACGAGACGATCGAGGAGACGGCCGAGCTGGTCGAGGCCGCCGGCGGCCGGGCCACGGCGGTGCAGGTCGACCACCTCGAGACCGACCAGGTCGCCGACCTGGTGGCCCGCATCGACCGCGACGCCGGGCGCCTCGACGTCTTGGTCAACGACATCTGGGGCGGCGAGAACCTGGTCGACTGGGACACCCCCGTCTGGGAGCACGACCTGGCCAAGGGCCTCCGCCTCCTGCGGCTGGCCGTCGACACCCACCTGGTGACGAGCCACCACGCCCTGCCCCTGCTGATCCGCCGGCCGGGTGGCCTCGTCGTCGAGATGACCGACGGGACCACCGAGTACAACGCCGCCACCTACCGGCTCTCGGCCTTCTACGACCTGGCCAAGTGGTCCGTGATCCGGCTGGCGTGGGCCCAGGGCCACGAGCTGGCCCCGCACGGCGCCACCGCGGTGGCGCTCACCCCGGGCTGGATGCGCTCGGAGATGATGCTCGAGCACTACGGCGTCACCGAGGACACCTGGCACGAGGTCATGGACCGGCCCCACGTCGAGCCCCACCCCGACCCCCGGCACTTCGGCATCTCCGAGACGACCCGGTTCGTCGGGCGCGCCGTCGCCGCCCTCGCCGCCGACCCCGACCGGGCCCGCTGGAACCAGGCCTCGCTGTCGTCGGGCCAGCTGGCCCAGGAGTACGGCTTCACCGACCTCGACGGGAGCCGGCCCGACGCCTGGCGCTACCTGGTCGAGGTCCAGGACAAGGGGCTCACCCCGAACCCGGAGGCCTACCGGTAG
- a CDS encoding ABC transporter ATP-binding protein, whose translation MDVQLPTTDTRSPLRRLWAYTGGHRRQVVAAIAVTVLNKLADVMPELLIGAAVDVVVRRKESFVGELLGIESLTGQLTALAVVNVGVWLVESGADFVAHLLWRNLAQTVQHQARMDVYAHVQDLELAWFEDQSTGGLLSILNDDVNQLERFLDIGAIDMLATAVNVVFVGAVFFVVAPELGLVAFLPIPVIIYGSILFQRRLEPRYTRVRQAAGDVGGLIAGNLAGIATIRAFTAERREVARVETASRGYRDANGDAIRLSSAFTPIIRLAILAAFTATLIVGGRAALRGDLNIGIFSVLVYMTQRLLWPLTRLGETFDLYQRAMASTRRILDLLAVHPTITSGAGALPSGGAGDVRFEAVDFSYGPGTAPVLNGFDLHVPAGETHAIVGSTGAGKSTVVKLLLRLYEPTAGAVRIDGVDVRDVTFASLRGAMGYVGQDVFLFQGTVRENVAYGRPDATDEEVVEACRRAEADAFVRELPHGYDTVVGERGQKLSGGQRQRLSIARAIVREPRILVLDEATSAVDNETEAAIQRSLEAVGRDRTVVVIAHRLSTVRHADRIHVLERGRVVESGTHDELVATGGLYAALWRVQTGEADALPALD comes from the coding sequence GTGGACGTCCAGCTGCCCACCACCGACACCCGCTCCCCCCTCCGACGCCTGTGGGCCTACACCGGTGGCCACCGGCGCCAGGTCGTGGCGGCCATCGCCGTCACCGTGCTCAACAAGCTGGCCGACGTCATGCCCGAGCTGCTCATCGGCGCGGCCGTCGACGTCGTCGTGCGGCGCAAGGAGTCCTTCGTCGGCGAGCTGCTCGGCATCGAGAGCCTGACCGGGCAGCTGACGGCGCTGGCCGTCGTGAACGTCGGCGTCTGGCTCGTCGAGTCCGGGGCCGACTTCGTCGCCCACCTCCTGTGGCGGAACCTGGCCCAGACCGTCCAGCACCAGGCCCGCATGGACGTCTACGCCCACGTCCAGGACCTGGAGCTGGCCTGGTTCGAGGACCAGTCGACCGGCGGGCTGCTGTCGATCCTCAACGACGACGTCAACCAGCTCGAGCGGTTCCTCGACATCGGCGCCATCGACATGCTCGCCACCGCCGTCAACGTCGTCTTCGTCGGCGCCGTGTTCTTCGTGGTCGCCCCCGAGCTGGGCCTGGTGGCCTTCCTCCCCATCCCGGTGATCATCTACGGCTCGATCCTCTTCCAGCGCCGGCTCGAGCCCCGCTACACCCGGGTCCGGCAGGCGGCCGGCGACGTCGGCGGGCTGATCGCCGGGAACCTGGCGGGCATCGCCACCATCCGGGCCTTCACCGCCGAGCGGCGCGAGGTGGCCCGCGTCGAGACCGCCAGCCGGGGCTACCGCGACGCCAACGGCGACGCCATCCGCCTGTCGTCGGCGTTCACGCCCATCATCCGCCTGGCGATCCTGGCCGCCTTCACCGCCACCTTGATCGTCGGCGGTCGCGCCGCCCTGCGGGGCGACCTCAACATCGGCATCTTCTCGGTGCTCGTCTACATGACCCAGCGCCTGCTGTGGCCGCTGACCCGGCTGGGCGAGACCTTCGACCTCTACCAGCGGGCCATGGCGTCCACCCGCCGCATCCTCGACCTCCTCGCCGTGCACCCGACGATCACCTCCGGCGCCGGCGCGCTCCCGAGTGGTGGCGCGGGAGACGTTCGCTTCGAGGCGGTCGACTTCTCCTACGGCCCCGGCACCGCCCCCGTCCTCAACGGGTTCGACCTCCACGTCCCGGCGGGCGAGACCCACGCCATCGTCGGCTCCACCGGCGCCGGCAAGTCGACGGTCGTGAAGCTCCTGCTCCGGCTGTACGAGCCGACCGCAGGGGCGGTCCGCATCGACGGGGTCGACGTCCGCGACGTCACGTTCGCCTCGCTGCGGGGGGCGATGGGCTACGTGGGCCAGGACGTCTTCCTGTTCCAGGGCACGGTCCGGGAGAACGTCGCCTACGGGCGCCCCGACGCCACCGACGAGGAGGTGGTCGAGGCGTGCCGCCGGGCCGAGGCCGACGCCTTCGTGCGCGAGCTGCCCCACGGCTACGACACCGTCGTGGGCGAGCGGGGCCAGAAGCTCTCCGGTGGTCAGCGCCAGCGGCTCTCGATCGCCCGGGCCATCGTGCGCGAGCCCCGCATCCTCGTCCTCGACGAGGCCACCTCGGCGGTCGACAACGAGACCGAGGCCGCCATCCAACGCTCGCTCGAGGCCGTCGGCCGCGACCGCACCGTCGTCGTCATCGCCCACCGGCTCTCGACCGTCCGCCACGCCGACCGCATCCACGTCCTCGAGCGGGGCCGGGTCGTGGAGTCCGGCACCCACGACGAGCTGGTCGCCACCGGCGGGCTCTACGCCGCCCTCTGGCGGGTCCAGACCGGCGAGGCCGACGCCCTCCCCGCCCTGGACTGA
- a CDS encoding dienelactone hydrolase family protein, with the protein MTDPVDPATTLSVELDGGTMDLPVWLPASGTGPGIVLVQEIFGVGEWIRAVATELASEGYVVGAPDLFWRIEPGFTASHDEAGLAAAAAVAGQLDVPAAVADAVAALGVLGAHETVTGTPAVLGYCLGGTIAWLVAADGDPAACVSYYGSGVADAADRVSDISCPTLLHFGGSDPYISAEQIATVDAAVGPAEPVTIRIHGGAGHAFENDRAPLFHDPAAAAVSRPQTLEFLRHHLAP; encoded by the coding sequence GTGACCGATCCCGTCGACCCCGCGACCACCCTGTCCGTCGAGCTCGACGGGGGGACGATGGACCTCCCGGTGTGGCTGCCGGCGTCGGGGACGGGACCGGGCATCGTGCTGGTCCAGGAGATCTTCGGGGTGGGGGAGTGGATCCGGGCGGTAGCCACCGAGCTGGCCTCCGAGGGCTACGTCGTGGGCGCGCCGGACCTCTTCTGGCGCATCGAGCCGGGCTTCACCGCCTCCCACGACGAGGCCGGCCTGGCCGCCGCGGCCGCCGTGGCCGGCCAGCTCGACGTGCCCGCGGCCGTGGCCGACGCCGTCGCCGCCCTCGGCGTGCTGGGCGCCCACGAGACCGTGACCGGCACCCCTGCGGTCCTCGGCTACTGCCTGGGCGGCACGATCGCCTGGCTGGTCGCGGCCGACGGCGATCCGGCGGCGTGCGTCTCCTACTACGGCTCCGGTGTGGCCGACGCCGCCGATCGGGTGAGCGACATCAGCTGCCCGACGCTGCTCCACTTCGGGGGCTCCGACCCGTACATCAGCGCCGAGCAGATCGCGACCGTCGACGCCGCCGTGGGCCCGGCCGAGCCGGTGACGATCCGGATCCACGGGGGCGCCGGCCACGCCTTCGAGAACGACCGGGCGCCCCTGTTCCACGACCCCGCCGCCGCCGCCGTCAGCCGCCCGCAGACCCTCGAGTTCCTCCGCCACCACCTCGCCCCGTAG
- a CDS encoding MBL fold metallo-hydrolase, translating to MADDRLYFRQLLAGMDVAEDDAIAQQMVNFVYLVGDRETGEAVAVDLAYDVPGVLDRLEADGMRLVGTLATHYHPDHVGGSLMGHPIAGLAELLDRTDVPVHVQADEVEWVTKATGVSEDHLVGHASGDTVTVGEIPITLIHTPGHTPGSQCFLVEGKLLGGDTLFLDGCGRTDLPGSDPEQMYLSLTQRLSQVPDDAVLYPGHLYSEKPAAPMAEVRQRNVVFRPQTQEQWMMMFAR from the coding sequence ATGGCCGACGACCGCCTCTACTTCCGCCAGCTGCTCGCCGGGATGGACGTCGCCGAGGACGACGCCATCGCCCAGCAGATGGTCAACTTCGTGTACCTGGTGGGCGACCGGGAGACGGGCGAGGCCGTCGCCGTCGACCTGGCCTACGACGTCCCCGGCGTCCTCGACCGGCTCGAGGCCGACGGGATGCGGCTGGTCGGAACCCTCGCCACCCACTATCACCCCGACCACGTGGGCGGCAGCCTGATGGGCCACCCCATCGCCGGGCTGGCCGAGCTGCTCGACCGGACCGACGTGCCGGTGCACGTGCAGGCCGACGAGGTCGAGTGGGTCACCAAGGCCACCGGCGTGAGCGAGGACCACCTCGTGGGCCACGCCAGCGGTGACACCGTGACCGTCGGCGAGATCCCGATCACCTTGATCCACACGCCGGGCCACACCCCGGGCAGCCAGTGCTTCCTGGTCGAGGGCAAGCTCCTCGGCGGGGACACGCTCTTCCTCGACGGGTGCGGCCGCACCGACCTGCCCGGCAGCGACCCCGAGCAGATGTACCTGTCGCTCACCCAGCGGCTCAGCCAGGTGCCCGACGACGCCGTCCTCTACCCGGGTCACCTCTACTCGGAGAAGCCGGCGGCCCCCATGGCCGAGGTCCGCCAGCGGAACGTCGTGTTCCGCCCGCAGACCCAGGAGCAGTGGATGATGATGTTCGCCCGATGA
- a CDS encoding S9 family peptidase yields the protein MELSRRAALALAGAGVAWAATGCSWPGGDDDAATEEEGTGDVIAYGDDDELQRGALSRPEGGGPHPVVVLVHGGFWRPIYDRTLMDPLVASVTAQGWAAWNVDYRPSGPGGGWPTTFTDVGRAVDHLAVLADDHDLDLDRVAVVGHSAGGTLALWTALRSGLPADAPGAGPEVVPDGVVSLAGVVNLAAGSFEGLGDGAVDDLMGGNAGSEAGDRYGLASPIERLPLGRPTLLVHGVDDVVVPPTQSVAYRDRAVEAGDEVTLELVPDGDHFVVIDPESSAWAAVVAWLTERWA from the coding sequence GTGGAGCTGTCGCGCCGCGCCGCCCTGGCGCTGGCCGGGGCGGGCGTGGCCTGGGCCGCGACCGGGTGCTCGTGGCCCGGAGGGGACGACGACGCTGCGACCGAGGAGGAGGGCACCGGGGACGTGATCGCCTACGGCGACGACGACGAGCTCCAGCGGGGGGCCCTCTCGCGCCCCGAGGGCGGCGGACCCCACCCCGTCGTGGTGCTCGTCCACGGCGGCTTCTGGCGGCCGATCTACGACCGGACCCTGATGGACCCGCTCGTCGCCTCGGTGACGGCGCAGGGGTGGGCGGCCTGGAACGTCGACTACCGACCGTCGGGCCCCGGCGGCGGCTGGCCGACCACCTTCACCGACGTGGGCCGCGCCGTCGACCACCTCGCCGTCCTGGCCGACGACCATGACCTCGACCTCGACCGGGTGGCCGTCGTCGGCCACTCCGCCGGAGGGACGCTGGCCCTGTGGACCGCGCTGCGCTCCGGGCTGCCGGCCGACGCCCCGGGTGCGGGGCCCGAGGTCGTTCCCGACGGCGTGGTGTCCCTCGCCGGCGTGGTCAACCTGGCCGCCGGCTCCTTCGAGGGGCTGGGGGACGGCGCCGTCGACGACCTGATGGGCGGCAACGCCGGGTCCGAGGCGGGGGACCGGTACGGGCTGGCCTCGCCCATCGAGCGCCTGCCCCTGGGGCGGCCGACGCTGCTGGTGCACGGCGTGGACGACGTGGTCGTCCCGCCGACCCAGTCGGTGGCCTACCGCGACCGGGCCGTCGAGGCTGGCGACGAGGTCACCCTCGAGCTCGTCCCCGACGGCGACCACTTCGTGGTCATCGACCCCGAGTCGAGCGCCTGGGCCGCCGTCGTCGCCTGGCTGACCGAGCGCTGGGCCTGA
- a CDS encoding antitoxin produces the protein MGFLDRFKKSGAIDKVTDAIADNASKVDDGIDKAAEVVDAKTGRKHRDTIDKVAGAAKKGVDKAEEQAHKTKAKTRAQE, from the coding sequence ATGGGGTTCCTGGACAGGTTCAAGAAGAGCGGCGCCATCGACAAGGTCACCGACGCCATCGCCGACAACGCCAGCAAGGTCGACGACGGCATCGACAAGGCGGCCGAGGTCGTCGACGCCAAGACCGGTCGCAAGCACCGCGACACGATCGACAAGGTCGCCGGCGCGGCCAAGAAGGGCGTCGACAAGGCCGAGGAGCAGGCCCACAAGACCAAGGCCAAGACCCGGGCCCAGGAGTAG
- a CDS encoding L,D-transpeptidase: MGAPDPDAVAATEPPDPGAAPTTGPPRPHRRRRARRAALAIGVLAVLVVGVALVVVDRSAPEIAATVADGEPAVAEPEVDGRWATTSTTTTAPPTIPATPAEDGLAIAPPLERPWAERFTVADAVGPSVPLFSAPDVPVPSGRALDNPTWEGLPLTFLVRERRGGWLRAQIMSRPNSALAWIRAGDVTLRTVEHHIVIERGARRLTVYRGEEVVLQTSVATGKASSPTPLGTFFVDGVVRLSPPHRAYGTGQLSFTGFSEVHTSFGGGVGQVAMHGTQNPALIGTPASAGCVRMRNEDIDAVTALSPTGTPVEVVA; this comes from the coding sequence GTGGGTGCCCCCGATCCCGACGCGGTCGCGGCCACCGAGCCGCCCGATCCCGGTGCGGCCCCGACCACCGGGCCGCCGCGACCGCACCGTCGCCGCCGGGCTCGTCGCGCCGCCCTGGCCATCGGCGTCCTCGCCGTCCTGGTCGTCGGGGTGGCGCTGGTCGTGGTGGACCGGAGCGCCCCCGAGATCGCCGCCACGGTCGCCGACGGCGAGCCGGCGGTGGCCGAGCCGGAGGTCGACGGCCGCTGGGCCACCACGTCGACCACGACCACCGCACCCCCGACCATCCCGGCGACGCCGGCCGAGGACGGCCTGGCCATCGCCCCACCGCTCGAGCGGCCGTGGGCCGAGCGCTTCACCGTCGCCGATGCCGTGGGTCCGAGCGTCCCGCTGTTCTCGGCCCCCGACGTGCCCGTCCCGAGCGGCCGGGCCCTGGACAACCCGACCTGGGAGGGCCTGCCCCTCACCTTCCTGGTGCGGGAGCGCCGCGGGGGCTGGCTGCGGGCCCAGATCATGTCCCGGCCCAACTCGGCCCTCGCCTGGATCCGCGCCGGCGACGTCACCCTGCGGACCGTCGAGCACCACATCGTGATCGAGCGGGGCGCCCGCCGGCTCACCGTCTACCGGGGCGAGGAGGTGGTGCTCCAGACGTCGGTGGCCACCGGGAAGGCGTCGTCGCCGACGCCGCTCGGCACGTTCTTCGTCGACGGGGTCGTCCGCCTGTCGCCGCCGCACCGGGCCTACGGCACCGGGCAGCTGAGCTTCACCGGCTTCTCCGAGGTGCACACCAGCTTCGGTGGGGGCGTCGGCCAGGTCGCCATGCACGGCACCCAGAACCCGGCGCTCATCGGCACCCCGGCGAGCGCGGGCTGCGTGCGCATGCGCAACGAGGACATCGACGCCGTCACCGCTCTCTCGCCCACCGGCACCCCGGTGGAGGTCGTCGCCTAG
- the gluQRS gene encoding tRNA glutamyl-Q(34) synthetase GluQRS, with protein sequence MIGRFAPSPSGPLHLGNLRTALLAWWAARGAGSAFLLRVEDLDPSSRPEHEAGQLADLRRLGLDWDGAVVRQSERRDLYEDALDRLVAAGLTYPCYCTRREIRDATRAPHEAPDAYPGTCRDLPAVRRRSREAEGRPPALRLRSDGVAVAVEDALHGTIRGVVDDVVLRRNDGLPAYNLVVVVDDADQGVEEVVRADDLLSSTPRQAHLARMLGLPTPAYLHVPLVLGPDGARLAKRHGSVTLADATRAGVAAPVVRARLAASLGLADPGADPPPLDRAALPRRPTVWDGAWVVP encoded by the coding sequence GTGATCGGCCGGTTCGCCCCCAGCCCCAGCGGCCCGCTCCACCTGGGCAACCTGCGCACCGCCCTGCTGGCGTGGTGGGCCGCCCGCGGCGCCGGCAGCGCCTTCCTGCTGCGGGTCGAGGACCTGGACCCCTCCTCGCGCCCCGAGCACGAGGCCGGGCAGCTGGCCGACCTGCGGCGCCTGGGCCTGGACTGGGACGGGGCCGTGGTCCGCCAGTCGGAGCGGCGCGACCTCTACGAGGACGCCCTCGACCGGCTCGTCGCCGCCGGGCTGACCTACCCCTGCTACTGCACCCGGCGCGAGATCCGCGATGCGACCCGGGCCCCGCACGAGGCCCCCGACGCCTACCCCGGGACGTGCCGGGACCTGCCCGCCGTCCGTCGCCGGTCCCGCGAGGCCGAGGGCCGCCCCCCGGCCCTGCGCCTGCGCTCCGACGGCGTGGCCGTCGCCGTCGAGGACGCCCTCCACGGGACCATCCGGGGGGTGGTCGACGACGTGGTGCTGCGCCGCAACGACGGCCTGCCCGCCTACAACCTGGTGGTCGTCGTCGACGACGCCGACCAGGGGGTCGAGGAGGTGGTCCGGGCTGACGACCTCCTGTCGTCGACGCCCCGCCAGGCCCACCTGGCCCGGATGCTCGGCCTGCCGACCCCCGCCTACCTCCACGTGCCGCTCGTCCTCGGCCCCGACGGGGCCCGCCTGGCCAAGCGGCACGGCTCGGTCACGCTCGCCGACGCCACCCGGGCCGGCGTCGCCGCCCCCGTGGTGCGGGCCCGCCTGGCGGCCTCGCTCGGCCTGGCCGACCCGGGAGCCGACCCGCCGCCGCTCGACCGGGCCGCCCTCCCCCGCCGCCCGACCGTGTGGGACGGGGCGTGGGTGGTGCCCTGA
- a CDS encoding glycosyltransferase family 39 protein, giving the protein MTATTDASHGPRAGLLDPRDRSRSGRSLRRRLVPPAVGAVVLQGLVVAGDVIPAVDTLVYLESGRNLVAGDGFTRSGGPELHFPPLVPAALGVLTRVLGTEMGAVRVWELASGLALAAAVVALARRLWDDDDATVVAAWIGGTVAGLAPMLVRRGSGSEAITAALLLAALVVALGPRPSAGGGRPRLGALAGAGALAGLAYLARPEALLPALTIGAALVVDGLRRSRRGLDPSAAVVFGLGLALLVGPYLVYLHGHTGSWALTAKSQDVSIEAWRAVAEDDRAARDQILYAIDETGTGLADDTRPLTALAREHPRAWAGIVGVNVRTIARLYLVPASDERVALIPLPLLAAATWAAVRARRRPAVVLAAAVGALPLVTCTVFFAQPRYLVLTTAVLAALAAGGIVSWWRRLPGRWPWALAAAVLLWSGAATTAESWTHLPGTTRGETTTYATVGEWFRTYTDPDARLMTRSFHLQHYSQRPVVALPAADLPAVIAFARARSVRYLVADARTIRARRAPLYDALILAADPPGLHEVAVFGTGRRTIRIFELDPAPPPTGLPPLPLGFVGD; this is encoded by the coding sequence ATGACCGCCACGACCGACGCCTCCCACGGCCCCCGCGCCGGGCTCCTCGACCCCCGGGATCGGTCGCGCTCGGGCCGATCGCTGCGGCGCCGGCTCGTCCCCCCTGCGGTCGGGGCCGTGGTCCTGCAGGGCCTGGTCGTGGCCGGCGACGTGATCCCCGCCGTCGACACGCTCGTCTACCTCGAGTCGGGCCGGAACCTGGTGGCGGGGGACGGCTTCACCCGCTCCGGCGGACCCGAGCTGCACTTCCCGCCGCTGGTGCCGGCCGCGCTCGGCGTCCTCACCCGGGTCCTGGGGACCGAGATGGGCGCGGTTCGGGTGTGGGAGCTGGCCTCCGGGCTGGCCCTCGCCGCGGCCGTCGTCGCCCTGGCCCGCCGGCTGTGGGACGACGACGATGCAACCGTCGTCGCCGCCTGGATCGGTGGCACCGTCGCCGGCCTGGCCCCGATGCTGGTGCGCCGGGGGTCGGGGTCCGAGGCCATCACCGCCGCCCTCCTCCTCGCCGCCCTGGTCGTGGCCCTCGGCCCCCGACCCTCGGCCGGAGGTGGGCGGCCCCGCCTGGGGGCGCTGGCGGGGGCGGGGGCCCTGGCCGGGCTGGCCTACCTGGCCCGTCCCGAGGCCCTGCTGCCCGCCCTCACCATCGGGGCCGCGCTCGTCGTCGACGGGCTCCGCCGCAGTCGCCGCGGCCTCGACCCGTCGGCCGCCGTCGTCTTCGGCCTCGGGCTGGCGCTGCTGGTCGGCCCGTACCTCGTCTACCTGCACGGGCACACGGGGTCGTGGGCGCTCACGGCCAAGAGCCAGGACGTGTCCATCGAGGCCTGGCGGGCGGTCGCCGAGGACGACCGGGCCGCGCGCGACCAGATCCTCTACGCCATCGACGAGACCGGGACGGGCCTGGCCGACGACACCAGACCCCTCACCGCCCTCGCCCGGGAGCACCCACGGGCGTGGGCCGGGATCGTCGGCGTGAACGTGCGGACCATCGCCCGGCTCTACCTGGTCCCGGCCTCGGACGAACGGGTCGCCCTCATCCCCCTCCCCCTGCTCGCGGCGGCGACGTGGGCCGCGGTGCGCGCCCGGCGACGTCCGGCGGTGGTGCTGGCCGCGGCCGTGGGCGCCCTGCCCCTCGTCACCTGCACCGTGTTCTTCGCCCAGCCCCGCTACCTCGTCCTGACCACCGCGGTCCTCGCCGCGCTGGCCGCCGGGGGCATCGTGTCGTGGTGGCGGCGGTTGCCCGGGCGGTGGCCGTGGGCCCTCGCCGCCGCCGTGCTCCTCTGGTCCGGGGCCGCGACGACGGCCGAGTCCTGGACGCACCTGCCCGGCACCACCCGGGGGGAGACCACCACCTACGCGACCGTCGGCGAGTGGTTCCGCACCTACACCGACCCCGACGCCCGGCTGATGACCCGGTCGTTCCACCTCCAGCACTACAGCCAGCGCCCGGTGGTCGCCCTGCCGGCCGCCGACCTCCCCGCCGTGATCGCCTTCGCCCGAGCCCGCTCGGTCCGCTACCTCGTCGCCGACGCCCGGACGATCCGGGCCCGCCGGGCCCCGCTCTACGACGCCCTCATCCTCGCCGCCGACCCGCCCGGCCTCCACGAGGTCGCCGTGTTCGGCACCGGGCGCCGGACGATCCGCATCTTCGAGCTGGACCCGGCGCCACCCCCCACCGGCCTGCCCCCGCTCCCGCTCGGGTTCGTCGGCGACTGA
- a CDS encoding maleylpyruvate isomerase N-terminal domain-containing protein, producing the protein MTDTAPRLLGEEYARGRARLTALLASVSEEEWDRPVPACPGWTVRGVVAHLVGTVEDALAGRITGPPSEELTAEQVARAATAAGNDLLARWDELAPAFEEVVTAGEIWPAVLDVVSHEHDVRHALDRPGGRDEPIVGAAAEALVGVLAAPWTLEVVLPGGAALRSEPAPGPTYRVRTTAFEVLRLRLGRRSRAEVRHLAWDPIPPPDLTPLFVFGPRATPLREV; encoded by the coding sequence GTGACCGACACGGCGCCCCGTCTCCTGGGCGAGGAGTACGCCCGGGGACGGGCCCGTCTGACCGCCCTCCTCGCCTCCGTGTCCGAGGAGGAGTGGGACCGGCCCGTCCCGGCCTGCCCGGGATGGACCGTGCGGGGCGTGGTGGCGCACCTCGTCGGCACCGTGGAGGACGCCCTGGCCGGGCGGATCACCGGACCCCCGTCGGAGGAGCTCACCGCCGAGCAGGTGGCCCGGGCGGCCACCGCTGCCGGGAACGACCTCCTGGCCCGCTGGGACGAGCTGGCGCCGGCGTTCGAGGAGGTGGTCACCGCCGGGGAGATCTGGCCCGCCGTCCTCGACGTGGTGTCCCACGAGCACGACGTCCGCCATGCCCTCGACCGCCCCGGGGGCCGGGACGAGCCGATCGTGGGCGCCGCCGCCGAGGCCCTCGTCGGGGTGCTCGCCGCGCCGTGGACGCTCGAGGTGGTGCTGCCGGGCGGGGCGGCGCTGCGGTCCGAGCCGGCGCCGGGTCCGACGTACCGGGTGCGGACCACCGCCTTCGAGGTGCTGAGACTGCGCCTGGGCCGGCGCTCCCGGGCCGAGGTCCGCCACCTCGCCTGGGACCCCATCCCCCCGCCCGACCTGACACCGCTGTTCGTCTTCGGACCGCGCGCCACGCCGCTCCGCGAGGTCTGA